A single Campylobacter hyointestinalis subsp. hyointestinalis DNA region contains:
- a CDS encoding RNA recognition motif domain-containing protein, with protein MNIYVGNLSYRMSEAELREAFSEFGEVTRAKIVKDKETNRSKGFGFVEMSTDAEAKKAIEAMNGKDIGGRALRVNEARPRD; from the coding sequence ATTAACATTTATGTAGGCAACTTGTCTTATCGTATGAGTGAAGCAGAGCTTAGAGAAGCTTTTAGTGAGTTTGGTGAAGTTACACGTGCAAAAATCGTAAAAGATAAAGAAACAAATCGTTCAAAAGGTTTTGGTTTCGTTGAAATGAGTACTGATGCAGAAGCAAAAAAAGCTATAGAAGCAATGAATGGTAAAGATATCGGTGGTAGAGCTCTTAGAGTAAATGAGGCTAGACCAAGAGATTGA
- the dnaE gene encoding DNA polymerase III subunit alpha, with amino-acid sequence MSEFTHLHLHTEYSLLDGANKIKVLAKRLKEMGIKSCAITDHGNMYGAIEFYKTMKNEGIKPIIGIEAYIHNHEDISNKESRQRFHLCLFAKNEIGYQNLMYLSSMSYIKGYYYYPRINKKILREHSEGLVCSSACLAGEVNFHLNLSERNLKRGAGGYEAAKKVALGYKEIFGDDFYLEIMRHGIGDQQRIDDDIIRLSKETGIKLIATNDAHYTTKESAIAQKIFVYISANKNFDDKVRGQVLSQFYTKSPEEMSEIFADIPEIIQNTQDIVEKCNLEIKLGDATPPNFKFTQEYARNKNLTLPNPDKEYDLQNDSFLFEYECRQGLEKRLEFIDPAKHQIYRDRLELEINTINNMKFPGYMLIVADFINEAKRRGIPVGPGRGSAAGSLVAYALRITDLDPIPYNLLFERFLNPERISMPDIDVDFCQNRRGEVIDYVIEKYGQYNVAQVATFGKLLAKGVIRDVARVMGMPYSEADAMAKLIPDELGITLKAHKNKKGEMEDGAFEKEPKIAALINQNELAKQVWEYSCELEGLNRNPGMHAAGIVISNEELWKKAPLWKQSNAEDGHYVTQYTKDYLEDVDLIKFDFLGLKTLTVIDNAKKLIKARFDVDILWEKVDFNDPKTYQTIQSGNTLGIFQIESSGMQSLAAKLKPDCFEDIIAMIALYRPGPLNSGMVDDFIDIKHGKKKIEFAFDVLKPILEPTYGVIVYQEQVMQVVQAIGGFSLGGADLVRRAMSKKKEDEMLRLKAQYLEGAKSSGFDEKKADALFELIMKFAEYGFNKSHSAAYALITFQTAYLKTYYPAEFMAALLTSEENNVDKIIKYIDEIKRLDIGFLPPNVNHSMREFSVIQKDGKDAIIYGMSAVKGVGVGAAEEIIKARGNGTFTSLNDFISKTDSASVNRRVYESFAKSGAFDDFGFTRKMIVGNLDNIVEATKRVSDIRRNVSNSLFGDDESMKEVNLSLTHIKEEFEKKEMLAFEQDILGVYVSGHPLDDYKDEIESIDYVTCDEFESVEDGSEILIVGKIEDTTIKITKSGRKMAIVTILDVHGSIEATAFDEYKKIDAMNSDDLSKPYAFKVTLTRDGQQFKIKINDILSLEDAINRRYSLKSSKLSTADIKGVEQFFESISHKSISELSATKDAEVLILGKMSNINTRTTKSGMDMTILNVADMSGNSEMIAFDATSKFISNMQSEELNQIYAFRVAPNKDGQSKPIINQIISLEDAASGNFSLKRNKRIFKDEPVVAIPSIKGSLQIDLELGNLDKSKISEIYNLAHKEHQKNGDKRLVLRITNDYKSEVMLFNTEFVVNDDFEEKLANIISVPQSLCS; translated from the coding sequence ATGAGCGAATTTACACATCTACATTTACATACCGAATATTCACTACTTGATGGTGCAAATAAAATAAAAGTTTTGGCAAAAAGACTCAAAGAAATGGGTATAAAGTCATGTGCTATAACAGATCACGGCAATATGTATGGTGCTATCGAATTTTATAAAACTATGAAAAATGAAGGCATAAAGCCTATCATAGGTATTGAAGCATACATACACAATCACGAAGATATAAGCAACAAAGAAAGTAGGCAGAGGTTTCACCTTTGTTTGTTTGCAAAAAATGAAATAGGATACCAAAATTTGATGTATCTTAGCTCTATGTCTTACATAAAAGGCTACTATTATTATCCAAGGATAAATAAAAAGATTTTAAGAGAGCATAGCGAAGGTTTGGTGTGTAGCTCTGCTTGCTTAGCAGGAGAAGTAAATTTTCATCTAAATTTGAGTGAGAGAAATTTAAAAAGAGGTGCTGGGGGTTACGAAGCTGCTAAAAAAGTCGCTTTGGGCTACAAAGAGATATTTGGAGATGATTTTTATCTTGAGATAATGCGTCACGGTATAGGCGATCAACAGCGCATAGATGACGATATCATCAGGCTTTCAAAAGAAACCGGTATAAAGCTCATAGCTACAAATGATGCTCACTATACTACAAAAGAGAGTGCGATAGCACAAAAGATATTTGTATATATCTCAGCCAACAAAAACTTTGATGATAAAGTCAGAGGACAAGTTTTAAGTCAATTTTACACAAAATCCCCTGAAGAGATGAGCGAAATTTTTGCTGATATTCCAGAGATCATACAAAATACTCAAGATATAGTAGAAAAGTGCAATCTAGAGATAAAGCTCGGCGATGCGACTCCACCGAATTTTAAATTTACTCAAGAGTACGCGAGAAATAAAAACTTAACCCTGCCAAATCCAGACAAAGAGTATGATCTGCAAAATGATAGCTTTTTGTTTGAGTATGAGTGTAGACAAGGACTTGAAAAGAGGCTTGAGTTTATCGATCCTGCTAAACATCAGATATACAGAGATAGGCTCGAGCTTGAGATAAATACGATAAACAATATGAAATTTCCAGGCTATATGCTCATAGTCGCAGACTTCATAAACGAAGCCAAAAGACGTGGAATTCCAGTAGGCCCTGGACGTGGAAGTGCGGCTGGAAGTCTGGTCGCTTACGCTCTTCGCATCACTGATCTTGATCCGATACCTTATAACTTGCTTTTTGAGCGTTTTTTAAATCCAGAACGTATAAGTATGCCTGATATCGACGTGGATTTTTGTCAAAATAGACGCGGTGAGGTTATCGACTATGTTATAGAAAAGTACGGACAGTACAACGTCGCCCAAGTAGCAACCTTTGGTAAGCTTTTGGCAAAAGGAGTTATAAGAGATGTGGCTAGGGTGATGGGTATGCCTTACTCAGAAGCCGACGCTATGGCAAAACTCATACCAGATGAGCTAGGTATCACGCTAAAAGCGCATAAAAATAAAAAGGGCGAAATGGAAGACGGCGCCTTTGAAAAAGAGCCAAAGATCGCAGCTCTTATCAATCAAAACGAGCTTGCAAAGCAAGTCTGGGAGTACTCGTGTGAGCTTGAAGGCTTAAACAGAAACCCAGGAATGCACGCCGCTGGTATCGTTATAAGCAATGAAGAGTTATGGAAAAAAGCACCGCTTTGGAAACAAAGCAACGCAGAGGACGGACACTACGTTACACAATACACAAAAGACTATCTCGAAGATGTAGATCTGATCAAATTTGACTTTTTAGGGCTAAAAACTCTAACGGTTATCGATAATGCTAAGAAGCTTATAAAAGCTAGATTTGATGTAGATATACTTTGGGAAAAGGTAGATTTTAATGATCCAAAAACATATCAGACTATACAAAGTGGAAATACTTTGGGAATTTTCCAAATAGAGTCAAGCGGTATGCAAAGCTTAGCCGCAAAGCTCAAACCAGACTGCTTTGAGGACATCATCGCTATGATAGCGCTTTATCGTCCGGGACCTTTGAATTCTGGTATGGTTGATGATTTTATAGATATCAAACACGGAAAAAAGAAAATAGAGTTCGCCTTTGACGTACTAAAACCTATACTTGAGCCGACTTATGGCGTTATAGTTTATCAAGAACAAGTTATGCAAGTAGTGCAAGCTATAGGTGGATTTAGCCTTGGTGGAGCTGATCTTGTCAGAAGAGCAATGAGTAAGAAAAAAGAAGACGAAATGCTTCGTTTAAAAGCTCAGTACTTAGAGGGAGCCAAAAGTTCGGGCTTTGATGAGAAAAAAGCTGACGCACTTTTCGAGCTTATTATGAAATTCGCCGAATACGGATTCAACAAATCCCACTCCGCAGCTTACGCTCTCATCACGTTTCAAACTGCTTATCTAAAGACTTATTATCCAGCTGAGTTTATGGCTGCTCTTCTTACTAGCGAAGAAAATAACGTCGATAAGATCATAAAATACATTGATGAGATAAAACGTTTGGATATAGGATTTTTGCCACCAAATGTCAATCATTCTATGCGTGAGTTTAGCGTTATCCAAAAAGACGGAAAAGACGCCATTATCTATGGAATGTCGGCGGTAAAAGGTGTCGGTGTAGGTGCCGCAGAAGAGATCATAAAAGCCAGAGGAAATGGAACTTTTACTAGCTTAAACGACTTCATCTCTAAAACAGATAGTGCTTCGGTAAATAGAAGAGTTTATGAATCTTTTGCAAAATCAGGCGCGTTTGATGATTTTGGATTTACCAGAAAAATGATAGTAGGCAATCTCGACAATATAGTAGAAGCCACAAAACGGGTTTCTGATATAAGGAGAAATGTGTCAAATTCACTATTTGGCGATGATGAAAGCATGAAAGAAGTAAATCTGAGCTTAACTCATATAAAAGAGGAATTTGAAAAGAAAGAGATGCTTGCTTTTGAGCAAGACATTTTGGGAGTTTATGTTTCAGGGCATCCGCTTGATGACTATAAAGATGAGATAGAAAGCATCGACTATGTGACTTGCGATGAGTTTGAGAGCGTTGAAGACGGAAGCGAGATCTTGATAGTGGGTAAGATAGAAGATACAACTATAAAGATCACTAAAAGTGGCAGAAAGATGGCTATCGTGACTATACTAGATGTACACGGAAGTATCGAAGCTACGGCGTTTGACGAATACAAAAAGATAGATGCTATGAACAGCGACGATCTTAGCAAGCCATACGCGTTTAAAGTTACGCTAACAAGAGACGGACAGCAGTTTAAGATAAAGATAAATGATATCTTGAGTCTAGAAGACGCGATAAATCGTAGATATTCGCTAAAATCTAGCAAGCTAAGCACCGCAGATATAAAAGGCGTAGAGCAGTTCTTTGAGTCTATAAGTCATAAAAGCATAAGCGAACTTTCCGCTACTAAAGACGCCGAAGTGCTGATCTTAGGTAAGATGAGCAACATAAATACAAGAACTACAAAAAGCGGTATGGATATGACTATCTTAAATGTAGCCGATATGAGCGGAAATTCTGAGATGATAGCCTTTGATGCTACTAGTAAATTTATCTCAAATATGCAAAGCGAAGAGCTAAATCAAATTTACGCTTTTAGAGTCGCTCCTAACAAAGATGGTCAGTCAAAACCTATCATAAATCAGATCATCTCTTTAGAGGACGCAGCTAGTGGAAACTTTAGTCTAAAACGAAACAAAAGGATCTTTAAAGACGAGCCCGTGGTGGCTATACCATCTATAAAAGGGAGCTTGCAGATAGACTTAGAGCTTGGGAATTTAGATAAAAGCAAGATAAGCGAAATTTACAATCTAGCCCATAAAGAGCATCAAAAAAACGGCGATAAACGCCTAGTTTTGCGTATCACGAACGACTACAAAAGCGAAGTTATGCTATTTAACACTGAATTTGTGGTAAATGACGATTTTGAAGAAAAACTTGCAAATATCATAAGCGTTCCGCAGAGTCTTTGCTCGTAA
- a CDS encoding autotransporter outer membrane beta-barrel domain-containing protein, producing the protein MNGLIYGGISQSGNANSNTINISGNPTFGVTTILYGGSSDVDNFTGNTLNIRTKDIKVKNIKNFEFINLYLLDSTKANDTLLSLSTVGTVDNTNLSNSKIGVGVMDGDSPALKVGDKIILIDEPNATITPPTNMSNNISALQGISNSYEFSLAAVKDDGIISDDGSGNVKQIVATSVGKKVNENQKAILEGGISSSIIVSRANDTLESSIKDMSSALNTTRVNETSIGSIGASSTRSNTGSHVDIRSISLLTGVSKKANDSFMYSAFFEAGSGNYNSYNSFVSGNVKGSGDSSYFGFGVFSKFDMASNYYFENSFRVGQVKSDFKSDDFGNGNISSSFESKRAYFGTHIGLGKVFDIDDISNLDIYTKVFYTRVNSEDITMSTNDRYKFDATNSVSTKLGFLYNYKLKENLSLYTGVGIQREFKGEAKGRNISYNYDIDSPSIKGNTGSIEAGIKLKPINDNDKLTLDIGVMGLVGKNEGVSGRLGVEWRL; encoded by the coding sequence ATGAATGGTTTGATTTACGGCGGTATTAGTCAATCAGGTAACGCAAATTCAAACACCATAAACATCTCAGGAAATCCTACTTTTGGAGTAACTACTATACTTTATGGTGGAAGTTCAGATGTCGATAACTTTACAGGCAATACTCTAAACATTCGCACTAAAGATATAAAAGTAAAGAATATAAAAAACTTTGAGTTTATAAATTTATATCTACTAGACAGTACCAAAGCAAACGATACTTTACTAAGTTTAAGTACTGTTGGTACTGTTGATAATACAAACTTATCAAATTCAAAAATAGGCGTAGGAGTGATGGATGGTGATAGTCCAGCTTTAAAGGTAGGTGATAAAATAATTCTTATAGATGAACCAAATGCTACTATAACTCCACCCACTAATATGAGTAATAACATTTCAGCTTTGCAAGGTATATCAAACAGTTATGAATTTAGTCTAGCAGCAGTAAAAGATGATGGAATTATCAGCGATGATGGAAGTGGTAATGTAAAACAAATAGTAGCAACTAGTGTAGGAAAAAAGGTTAATGAAAACCAAAAAGCTATCTTAGAAGGTGGTATATCAAGCTCTATTATAGTATCAAGAGCAAATGATACATTAGAATCAAGTATAAAAGATATGTCAAGTGCATTAAATACTACTAGAGTTAATGAAACTAGTATAGGAAGTATAGGAGCAAGTAGTACTAGAAGTAATACAGGCTCTCATGTAGATATAAGAAGTATAAGTTTACTAACAGGAGTATCTAAAAAAGCAAACGATAGCTTTATGTATAGTGCATTTTTTGAAGCAGGATCTGGAAACTATAATAGCTATAATAGTTTTGTATCTGGAAATGTAAAAGGAAGTGGAGATAGCTCATACTTTGGATTTGGAGTTTTTAGTAAATTTGATATGGCTAGTAACTACTACTTTGAAAATAGCTTTAGAGTAGGACAAGTAAAGAGTGACTTTAAAAGTGATGACTTTGGTAATGGTAATATAAGCTCAAGCTTTGAATCTAAAAGAGCTTACTTTGGAACTCATATAGGACTAGGAAAGGTATTTGATATAGATGATATATCAAATTTAGATATCTATACTAAGGTATTTTATACTAGAGTTAATAGTGAAGATATAACTATGAGTACAAATGATAGATATAAATTTGATGCTACAAACTCAGTTTCTACTAAACTAGGCTTTTTATATAACTATAAACTAAAAGAGAATCTAAGCTTATATACTGGAGTAGGAATTCAAAGAGAGTTTAAAGGTGAAGCTAAAGGAAGAAATATCAGCTATAACTATGATATAGACTCTCCTAGCATAAAAGGTAATACTGGAAGTATAGAAGCTGGAATTAAACTAAAACCTATAAATGACAATGACAAGCTTACTTTAGATATAGGAGTAATGGGACTAGTAGGTAAGAATGAAGGAGTAAGTGGTAGACTTGGGGTTGAGTGGAGGTTGTGA
- a CDS encoding aminotransferase class V-fold PLP-dependent enzyme yields MINLEKVRKNIILKDGIYYFDWTASGLGYKEIEDEILRVLMTYSNTHSECGTCARVTTNYYESARSGIKKLLELGDDFYLMPCSFGSTAAIKKFQEIMGIYIPPATRAVLGNLNIDKRKFPLVIVSPYEHHSNEISFRYGLCEVFRVPLAKDGGIHFGEMERVLKLNKGRKIIASFSAASNVTGIKTDLYNLNKMIRDYGGIIALDLSSLAAYENVNSDFFDAAFISSHKLLGGVGGSGLLAIRKELCTGDKPTFAGGGTVTYVSRKSAKFVENKEALEDAGTPGITQLVRSFLAFKLRNDIGLETIREIEKANLEYFEDNLMRIKNLICYGSKNCDRLPIFSFNIKGISPYELAKVLSDKFSVQTRAGCACAGPYGHELLGLEDDADFAQKPGFVRASLHYTQTKDDLDYLLNAIKEAIKFF; encoded by the coding sequence TTGATAAATTTAGAAAAAGTAAGAAAAAATATAATCTTAAAAGACGGAATTTATTATTTTGATTGGACTGCTTCAGGACTCGGATATAAAGAGATAGAAGACGAAATACTAAGAGTTTTGATGACATACTCAAACACTCATAGCGAGTGCGGAACTTGTGCTAGGGTTACTACGAATTACTATGAAAGCGCAAGAAGCGGGATAAAGAAACTTTTAGAGCTAGGCGATGATTTTTATCTTATGCCTTGTTCTTTTGGAAGTACTGCGGCGATAAAAAAATTTCAAGAGATAATGGGAATTTATATCCCGCCAGCTACTAGAGCAGTTTTAGGAAATTTAAATATAGACAAGCGTAAATTTCCTTTAGTCATCGTCTCTCCTTACGAACATCACAGCAATGAGATAAGCTTTAGGTATGGACTTTGCGAAGTTTTTAGAGTACCTTTGGCAAAAGACGGAGGTATCCATTTTGGTGAAATGGAACGCGTCCTTAAACTAAATAAAGGACGCAAGATAATCGCTAGTTTTAGTGCAGCTTCAAATGTGACTGGTATAAAAACCGATCTGTATAATCTAAATAAAATGATAAGGGATTATGGTGGCATTATCGCACTTGATCTATCAAGCCTTGCTGCTTACGAAAATGTAAATAGCGACTTTTTTGACGCGGCTTTCATCTCATCACATAAGTTGCTTGGTGGTGTTGGCGGATCTGGGCTTTTAGCCATAAGAAAAGAGCTTTGCACAGGCGACAAACCTACTTTTGCTGGTGGAGGAACAGTAACTTACGTAAGTAGAAAAAGTGCTAAATTTGTAGAAAATAAAGAAGCCTTAGAAGACGCTGGAACTCCTGGTATCACTCAGCTAGTACGCTCTTTTTTAGCATTTAAGCTTAGAAACGACATAGGTTTAGAAACCATAAGAGAGATAGAAAAGGCAAATTTAGAGTATTTTGAAGATAATCTTATGCGTATAAAAAATTTGATATGTTATGGCTCAAAAAACTGTGATAGACTTCCTATATTTTCTTTTAACATCAAAGGCATATCGCCTTATGAGCTTGCTAAAGTTTTAAGCGATAAATTTAGCGTCCAAACAAGAGCCGGATGCGCTTGCGCTGGTCCATATGGGCATGAGCTTTTAGGACTGGAAGATGACGCGGATTTTGCCCAAAAACCGGGCTTTGTTAGGGCGAGCCTACACTACACTCAAACAAAAGACGATCTAGACTATCTCTTGAATGCCATCAAAGAAGCTATCAAATTTTTTTGA
- a CDS encoding DJ-1 family glyoxalase III, giving the protein MKNVAIILVDGFEEIEAISILDILRRADINTVAVGLEALYIRGAHQLKFEADIEFDKVNFDEYDMIVLPGGLPGAEYLAKSEKLQKVLKDFDAKGKFIGAICAAPWALNTAGVLKNSYTCYPGFEKIVAKNGYVSNSDVVIDKNIITSRGPATAMKFALELVKILEGDGKYTEVKNGLLF; this is encoded by the coding sequence ATGAAAAATGTTGCGATCATTTTAGTAGATGGTTTTGAAGAGATAGAGGCGATAAGTATTTTGGATATTTTACGAAGAGCTGACATAAATACCGTTGCAGTAGGATTAGAAGCTCTATATATAAGAGGAGCTCATCAGCTTAAATTTGAAGCGGATATTGAATTTGATAAAGTAAATTTTGATGAATATGATATGATAGTTTTGCCCGGCGGACTTCCTGGGGCAGAGTATTTGGCAAAAAGCGAAAAACTTCAAAAAGTTTTGAAAGATTTTGATGCTAAGGGTAAATTTATAGGAGCCATTTGCGCTGCTCCTTGGGCTTTGAATACTGCTGGTGTTTTAAAAAATAGCTATACTTGTTATCCTGGATTTGAAAAGATTGTAGCAAAAAATGGTTATGTGTCAAATTCTGATGTCGTGATAGATAAAAACATCATAACTTCAAGAGGTCCTGCTACGGCTATGAAATTTGCTTTAGAGTTAGTTAAGATTTTAGAAGGGGATGGTAAATATACCGAAGTTAAAAATGGGCTTTTGTTTTAG
- a CDS encoding DUF234 domain-containing protein, whose translation MKNSFDDSKIQSLLEFYFVFDNCTLSKDFSDIFEAIQKHILDRYEELSERFKFSSYDKEIKIMLKKLARSDRKRFNISKSLPRKLASIIIKTLQNNGILKIEKSKEIKPKSSKHQKIKKELRRYQVQDKIHFKSNFARFWFRYCEPNLELLKDAKTDQVLDIIKNDFLLYCSLPFELASIKLLSHHLNIPSELISSYWNKKDEIDIFIDHEGFIIVGEVKYKDRKICKNVLNILKAKCQNADIKPNLIVLFSKSGFSNELLSLKDDKILLFGLEHFKEILWNS comes from the coding sequence TTGAAAAACAGTTTTGATGATAGCAAAATTCAAAGTTTGCTCGAGTTTTATTTTGTGTTTGATAACTGCACTTTGAGTAAGGATTTTAGCGATATATTTGAAGCCATACAAAAACATATTTTAGATAGATATGAAGAGCTTAGCGAACGTTTTAAATTTAGCAGTTACGATAAAGAGATAAAAATAATGCTTAAAAAACTAGCAAGAAGTGATAGAAAACGCTTTAACATCTCAAAGTCACTCCCAAGAAAACTAGCAAGTATCATCATAAAAACTCTACAAAATAATGGTATCTTAAAGATAGAAAAATCAAAAGAGATAAAACCCAAAAGCTCAAAACATCAAAAGATAAAAAAAGAGCTTAGAAGATATCAAGTCCAAGATAAAATTCACTTTAAAAGCAACTTCGCACGGTTTTGGTTTAGGTATTGTGAGCCAAATTTAGAGCTGTTAAAAGACGCAAAAACAGACCAAGTTCTAGACATCATCAAAAACGATTTTTTACTATACTGCTCTTTGCCATTTGAGCTAGCTAGCATAAAACTGCTTTCACACCATTTAAATATACCTAGTGAGCTCATCTCAAGTTACTGGAATAAAAAAGATGAAATAGATATATTTATAGATCACGAGGGGTTTATCATAGTCGGCGAAGTCAAATACAAAGATAGAAAAATCTGCAAAAACGTGCTAAATATCCTAAAAGCAAAATGTCAAAACGCAGATATAAAGCCAAATTTGATAGTTTTATTTTCAAAATCAGGCTTTAGCAATGAACTTTTGAGCTTAAAAGATGATAAAATACTACTTTTTGGACTCGAGCATTTTAAGGAAATATTATGGAACTCTTAG
- a CDS encoding sensor histidine kinase, producing the protein MELLEQNETKHIQDGLKNLIEQTYLIEKEYKTLNESYISLQNFIQDIVESLGAALWVVDMSGNILLKNAKTSGFDAILNLIDLKRANQEIELENRHFAIKITTKEQNKIILATDISDEKRSARLVSMGAVAAHLSHEIRNPIGSISLLTSTLLKRADEKNRPIIDEIQKAIFRVERIIKATLLFTKGVHINKQSFSLEKLEQNCLTAINQYAFSKEIEFKFSGFEGEILGDIDLLDMVFSNLIFNAIDAIEEDENNSGQVTLEHIFKNDSHVFYISDSGVEIDKSVVFEPFKTTKLKGNGLGLALSIEIVHAHKGSICFKNKPKIFTITLP; encoded by the coding sequence ATGGAACTCTTAGAACAAAACGAAACGAAACATATCCAAGACGGATTAAAAAATCTAATAGAACAAACTTACTTGATAGAAAAAGAGTACAAAACTCTAAATGAATCATACATAAGTTTGCAAAACTTCATACAAGATATCGTTGAAAGTCTAGGTGCCGCACTTTGGGTCGTAGATATGAGTGGCAACATACTACTTAAAAATGCTAAAACAAGCGGATTTGACGCTATACTAAATTTAATAGATCTAAAAAGAGCAAACCAAGAGATCGAGCTTGAAAATAGACACTTTGCTATCAAGATCACTACAAAAGAACAAAATAAAATCATACTTGCTACAGATATAAGCGATGAAAAAAGAAGTGCTAGGCTAGTTTCTATGGGCGCCGTAGCCGCTCATCTCTCACACGAGATCAGAAATCCTATAGGTTCTATCTCTTTACTTACAAGTACACTTTTAAAAAGAGCCGATGAGAAAAATCGCCCTATCATAGACGAAATTCAAAAAGCGATATTTAGAGTAGAGCGCATCATCAAAGCTACGCTTTTATTTACAAAAGGCGTTCATATAAACAAGCAAAGCTTTAGCCTAGAAAAGCTAGAGCAAAACTGCCTCACAGCGATAAACCAATACGCATTTTCAAAAGAGATAGAGTTTAAATTTAGTGGATTTGAGGGAGAAATTTTAGGCGATATCGATCTTTTAGATATGGTTTTTAGCAACCTTATCTTTAATGCTATAGATGCCATAGAAGAAGATGAAAATAACAGCGGTCAAGTAACCTTAGAGCATATCTTTAAAAATGATTCTCACGTATTTTACATAAGCGATAGCGGTGTAGAGATAGATAAAAGCGTGGTTTTTGAACCATTTAAAACTACAAAGCTCAAAGGCAACGGCTTAGGACTAGCCCTAAGCATAGAGATCGTTCACGCTCATAAAGGTAGCATTTGCTTTAAAAACAAACCAAAGATCTTTACTATAACATTGCCTTAA
- a CDS encoding undecaprenyl-diphosphate phosphatase: MDFLSAIILGIVEGLTEFLPVSSTGHMILSAKLLGLEQTSVLKCFEVVIQLGSILAVVFMFFDRLKEDFNLWIKLAIGFVPTAIIGFLAYKHIKTFFEPSTVAYMLIIGGIVFIVVELWHKKINYEGDTKTLHEVSFKQAFLIGLSQCFAMIPGTSRSGSTIIAGLLCGLSREVAARFSFLLAIPTMFAATAYDSYKNADIFVQNKEALWMFLVGGFMAFIVALIVIKLFLKFVSKFSYISFGIYRIALGSLFLIYVL; encoded by the coding sequence ATGGATTTTTTAAGCGCCATAATACTAGGAATAGTCGAGGGCTTGACCGAGTTTTTGCCTGTTAGCTCGACTGGACATATGATACTTAGCGCAAAGTTACTAGGGCTTGAGCAAACAAGCGTGTTAAAATGCTTTGAAGTAGTTATCCAGCTAGGAAGTATCTTAGCAGTTGTGTTTATGTTTTTTGATAGATTAAAAGAGGATTTTAATCTTTGGATAAAGCTTGCTATAGGATTTGTACCTACAGCCATCATCGGTTTTTTGGCTTACAAGCACATAAAAACATTTTTTGAGCCAAGTACCGTTGCTTATATGCTCATCATAGGTGGTATCGTTTTTATCGTAGTTGAGCTTTGGCATAAAAAGATAAACTATGAGGGTGACACGAAAACATTGCACGAAGTAAGCTTCAAACAAGCTTTTCTAATAGGACTTTCACAATGCTTTGCTATGATACCTGGCACATCAAGAAGCGGCTCTACCATCATCGCGGGTCTGCTTTGCGGACTTAGTCGCGAAGTTGCGGCTAGATTTAGCTTTTTACTAGCTATTCCTACTATGTTTGCCGCGACTGCTTATGATAGCTACAAAAATGCAGATATTTTCGTGCAAAACAAAGAAGCTTTATGGATGTTTTTAGTCGGTGGATTTATGGCGTTTATAGTAGCTTTGATAGTTATCAAACTATTTTTAAAATTCGTATCTAAGTTTAGCTATATCAGCTTTGGAATCTACAGGATAGCCCTTGGTTCGTTATTTTTGATCTATGTTTTATAA
- the nrfH gene encoding cytochrome c nitrite reductase small subunit codes for MKQCKTFTNLFGVLIVLLFILFGVGFYTFYNAKGASYFSDDSKSCNNCHIMNDVYNDYLNAPHSKKVAGKPRASCVDCHLPHNFIDKWIAKGKSGLNHAYSFTFKLDELPTNLSANSNSKIMVQNNCIEYHGEIASNVINSTTTPHNDRSLSCVSCHTGVGHKRGF; via the coding sequence TTGAAACAATGCAAAACATTTACAAATCTTTTTGGCGTATTGATTGTATTGCTTTTTATCCTATTTGGCGTAGGTTTTTATACGTTTTATAACGCCAAAGGTGCTTCATACTTTAGCGATGATAGCAAGTCTTGTAACAATTGTCATATAATGAATGACGTATATAACGACTATCTAAACGCGCCGCACTCTAAAAAAGTCGCAGGTAAACCAAGAGCTAGCTGTGTTGATTGCCATTTACCACATAATTTCATAGATAAATGGATCGCAAAAGGAAAAAGCGGTTTGAACCACGCTTACTCATTTACATTTAAATTAGATGAGCTGCCAACAAATTTAAGCGCAAATAGCAATAGTAAAATTATGGTACAAAACAACTGTATAGAGTATCACGGTGAAATAGCATCTAACGTGATAAATTCAACAACAACTCCACACAATGACAGATCTCTAAGCTGTGTATCATGTCATACCGGTGTTGGACATAAAAGAGGATTTTAA